The proteins below come from a single Gossypium raimondii isolate GPD5lz chromosome 2, ASM2569854v1, whole genome shotgun sequence genomic window:
- the LOC105777533 gene encoding LOW QUALITY PROTEIN: polygalacturonase (The sequence of the model RefSeq protein was modified relative to this genomic sequence to represent the inferred CDS: inserted 1 base in 1 codon; deleted 1 base in 1 codon; substituted 2 bases at 2 genomic stop codons): protein MAIQFNCVSSMLILVLLSISSVEGQGGGGGGVIDVVAKFGAKADGKTDLSKPLLDAWKEACASTSPAKIVIPKGIYFLSTATLDGPCKAPIELQVEEPXRLRKPVAFKEPKWITFNRIENFKLSGGGLFDGQGTTAYKREGCKNHDYCGSLPINLRFDFLTNAMIQDITTKDSKQFHVNVLGCKNITFEHFTISAPDESPNTDGIHIGRSDGVNVLNSEIKTGDDCVSIGDGXQNLVINGVTRGPXHGIDISALGLFKNEEPVDGVTVKNCSFTNTSNGVRIKTWPGAERGTCSNIHFEDITVTNVSSPIIIDQKYCPWNKCKINEESKVKLSNISFKNIHGIRTSEAVKIICSATLPCENVELADIEITHSGPTGPAVSQCSNVKPKVSGKQNPAPCSAPLPAKPTPTA from the exons atggCTATCCAATTTAATTGTGTTTCATCCATGTTAATACTAGTACTTTTATCCATATCATCCGTTGAAGGTCAAGGAGGAGGAGGTGGTGGTGTTATTGATGTTGTTGCAAAGTTTGGTGCAAAGGCAGACGGGAAAACAGATTTGAGTAAG ccATTGTTGGATGCTTGGAAAGAAGCATGTGCCTCGACATCGCCAGCAAAAATTGTGATTCCTAAAgggatatattttttaagtacaGCTACCTTAGATGGTCCTTGCAAGGCTCCTATTGAGCTTCAAGTTGAAGAACCTTGAAGGCTCCGCAAACCTGTTGCTTTCAAGGAGCCTAAATGGATTACCTTcaatagaattgaaaatttcaaattgtctGGCGGAGGACTTTTCGATGGCCAGGGAACCACTGCTTATAAAAGGGAAGGCTGCAAAAACCATGATTATTGTGGTTCACTTCCTATT AACCTAAGGTTTGATTTTTTAACCAACGCAATGATACAAGATATAACTACCAAAGACAGCAAGCAGTTCCACGTTAATGTTCTAGGATGCAAAAACATTACTTTCGAACATTTCACCATATCTGCACCTGATGAAAGCCCAAACACAGATGGTATTCACATCGGGAGATCAGATGGGGTCAATGTTCTTAACTCGGAGATAAAAACTGGTGATGATTGTGTTTCAATTGGGGATG TCCAAAATTTGGTTATCAATGGAGTAACACGTGGACCGTGACATGGTATCGATATTAGCGCC CTCGGATTGTTTAAAAATGAAGAACCCGTTGATGGAGTTACAGTAAAAAACTGCTCCTTCACTAACACTTCCAATGGTGTTAGAATCAAAACTTGGCCAGGTGCTGAACGCGGCACCTGTTCTAACATTCACTTTGAGGATATTACCGTCACCAATGTCAGTTCTCCTATTATAATTGATCAGAAATATTGCCCGTGGAACAAATGCAAAAtcaat GAAGAATCAAAAGTTAAACTAAGCAAcattagtttcaaaaacattcaCGGCATTCGCACTTCCGAAGCCGTGAAGATTATTTGCAGCGCTACTTTGCCGTGTGAAAATGTGGAACTTGCCGACATTGAAATTACGCACAGTGGACCGACTGGACCTGCAGTATCACAATGTTCAAATGTGAAGCCTAAAGTTAGTGGCAAACAAAATCCAGCTCCATGTTCCGCCCCTCTCCCAGCAAAACCTACCCCGACCGCTTAA